A section of the Streptomyces sp. SLBN-118 genome encodes:
- a CDS encoding DUF397 domain-containing protein — protein sequence MGTLSNRRGTVSFDNSHAPGLDWRKASRTDLDPILKDCVIVAEAPDAKDHPHHSIPDGTRMVALSDDKDANSPVLYFSRAEIRKFIEGAKDGEFDDLMASDEEMERAAAGAGAPAAA from the coding sequence ATGGGCACACTCAGCAATCGCCGCGGCACGGTCTCGTTCGACAACTCGCATGCCCCCGGGCTGGACTGGCGCAAGGCGAGCAGGACCGACCTCGACCCGATCCTGAAGGACTGCGTCATCGTCGCCGAGGCGCCGGACGCGAAGGACCATCCGCACCACAGCATCCCGGACGGCACCCGCATGGTTGCTCTCTCGGACGACAAGGACGCGAACAGTCCGGTCCTGTATTTCAGTCGCGCCGAGATCCGGAAGTTCATCGAGGGCGCGAAGGACGGCGAGTTCGACGACCTCATGGCCAGCGACGAGGAGATGGAGCGGGCCGCCGCCGGCGCCGGCGCGCCGGCCGCCGCGTAA
- a CDS encoding LacI family DNA-binding transcriptional regulator, with product MVSRTIGTRNGGRGTGRPTLEEVAARAGVGRGTVSRVINGSPRVSDATRAAVEAVVAELGYVPNRAARALAANRTDAIALVVPEPEDRFFAEPYFSDIVRGVGAALADTDMQLLLTLAGSDRERRRLAQYLAAHRVDGVLLVSVHADDPIPDMLEELSIPAVMSGRRSADETLAAVDSDNFEGARSAVAHLAARGRRTIATITGRLDVYGAQCRLEGYRAALAAAGLPPDARLTARADFTEEGGRRAMRDLLERCPEVDAVFAASDVMAAGARHVLRESGRRIPDDVALVGFDDSAMARHMDPALTSVRQPIEEMGRTMARLLLQEITEQAPEPPQIVLPTELVVRESS from the coding sequence ATGGTGTCTCGCACAATCGGTACGCGCAACGGTGGACGCGGCACGGGCAGGCCCACCCTCGAAGAAGTCGCCGCACGCGCGGGGGTCGGCCGCGGCACGGTCTCCCGCGTGATCAACGGCTCGCCGCGGGTCAGCGATGCCACCCGCGCCGCCGTCGAGGCGGTCGTCGCCGAGCTCGGATACGTACCCAACCGCGCCGCCCGCGCCCTCGCCGCCAACCGCACCGACGCGATAGCCCTCGTCGTCCCGGAGCCGGAGGACCGTTTCTTCGCCGAGCCGTACTTCTCCGACATCGTCCGAGGGGTCGGCGCGGCTCTCGCCGACACCGACATGCAGCTGCTGCTGACCCTCGCCGGCAGCGACCGCGAGCGCCGCCGCCTGGCCCAGTATCTGGCCGCCCACCGCGTCGACGGCGTCCTGCTGGTCTCGGTGCACGCCGACGACCCGATCCCCGACATGCTGGAGGAACTGTCCATCCCGGCCGTGATGAGCGGCCGCCGCTCCGCCGACGAGACGCTCGCCGCGGTCGACTCCGACAACTTCGAGGGCGCCCGCAGCGCGGTGGCCCACCTGGCCGCCCGCGGCCGCCGCACGATCGCGACGATCACCGGACGCCTGGACGTGTACGGCGCGCAGTGCCGCCTGGAGGGCTATCGCGCCGCCCTGGCGGCGGCGGGCCTGCCCCCGGACGCCCGGCTGACGGCTCGCGCGGACTTCACCGAGGAGGGCGGCCGCCGTGCGATGCGGGACCTGCTGGAGCGCTGCCCCGAGGTGGACGCGGTATTCGCGGCCTCCGACGTGATGGCGGCGGGCGCCCGACATGTGCTGCGCGAGTCGGGCCGCCGGATCCCGGACGACGTGGCGCTGGTCGGCTTCGACGACTCGGCGATGGCCCGCCACATGGACCCTGCGCTGACGAGCGTGCGACAGCCGATCGAGGAGATGGGCCGAACGATGGCGCGGCTGCTGCTTCAGGAAATTACGGAGCAGGCCCCGGAGCCTCCGCAGATCGTGCTCCCGACCGAGCTGGTCGTACGCGAGTCCTCGTAA